A window from Cryobacterium sp. PAMC25264 encodes these proteins:
- a CDS encoding bifunctional riboflavin kinase/FAD synthetase has product MKVLDGVESVPADWPDSAVSIGKFDGVHAGHRAVIAELNSLARREGLASVVVTFDRHPLALLNPAKCPTELVSVSQKLDLLAETGIDATVVLTFDHALSSLPPQDFVRDILVDTLHAKHVSVGRDFRFGAKGAGDADLLTELGRQYGFDVRLIDDVMPQGERRVSSTWIRDLLSAGDVRSATRLLGHLPTVRGVVVHGAARGRELGFPTANLSPESEGLIPADGVYAGWLTDHGARYPAAISIGNNPTFDGVPQKQVEAYVLDQEIDLYDHVVEVAFVEHIRGMVAFTGIEPLIRQMQDDVVKTRAILHRPFD; this is encoded by the coding sequence ATGAAGGTGCTCGACGGCGTCGAGTCGGTGCCGGCCGACTGGCCGGATTCGGCCGTGAGCATCGGCAAGTTCGATGGCGTGCACGCCGGCCACCGGGCCGTGATCGCCGAGCTCAACAGCCTCGCCCGCCGCGAGGGCCTGGCGTCGGTCGTCGTGACCTTCGACCGCCATCCGCTGGCCCTGCTGAACCCCGCGAAGTGCCCCACCGAGCTCGTGAGCGTGTCGCAGAAGCTCGACCTGCTCGCCGAGACCGGCATCGACGCCACTGTGGTGCTCACCTTCGACCACGCGCTGTCTTCGCTGCCGCCCCAGGACTTCGTGCGCGACATCCTGGTGGACACCCTGCACGCCAAGCACGTGTCGGTGGGCCGGGACTTCAGGTTCGGCGCCAAGGGCGCCGGCGACGCCGACCTGCTCACCGAGCTCGGTCGGCAGTACGGTTTCGACGTGCGACTGATCGACGACGTGATGCCGCAGGGCGAACGCCGGGTCTCCTCCACGTGGATCCGCGACCTGCTCTCCGCCGGTGATGTGCGCTCGGCCACCCGCCTGCTCGGGCACCTGCCCACGGTCCGCGGCGTGGTCGTGCACGGCGCGGCGCGGGGCCGGGAGCTGGGTTTTCCCACCGCGAACCTGTCTCCGGAATCCGAAGGCTTGATCCCCGCCGACGGTGTCTACGCCGGTTGGCTGACCGACCATGGCGCCCGGTACCCGGCCGCCATCTCCATCGGCAACAACCCCACCTTCGATGGCGTGCCGCAGAAGCAGGTGGAGGCCTACGTTCTCGACCAGGAGATCGACCTGTACGACCATGTCGTCGAGGTGGCCTTCGTCGAGCACATTCGCGGCATGGTGGCCTTCACCGGCATCGAACCGTTGATCCGCCAGATGCAAGACGACGTCGTGAAGACCCGAGCGATCCTGCATCGCCCGTTCGACTAG
- a CDS encoding TetR/AcrR family transcriptional regulator: MTTTSEPETSATGASDIAAVQPTERIPAAVRREQILAAASVVFGERGYSGATTDQVAKAAGISQPYVVRMFGTKENLFLEVLARALDRLITGFRLIIAEPREHGPDEAENLAARLGAAYVDLIEDRGILLSLMQAFISGNHPVVGAKARAGFLQIYRMLRDEAGFPPDTIRAFLADGMLFNTLLAIRLPDIFDDDPAAEELMRCTFRGKLDVVLGATAAENELDSSPKDRT, encoded by the coding sequence GTGACGACGACATCCGAACCTGAGACATCCGCGACCGGCGCATCCGACATCGCAGCGGTGCAGCCCACTGAGCGCATCCCCGCTGCTGTTCGGCGGGAGCAGATCCTGGCCGCCGCCAGTGTGGTGTTCGGTGAGCGGGGGTACTCCGGTGCCACGACCGACCAGGTGGCCAAGGCTGCGGGCATCAGCCAGCCCTATGTGGTGCGGATGTTCGGCACCAAGGAGAATCTCTTCCTGGAGGTCCTGGCCCGGGCGCTGGACCGCCTGATCACCGGTTTCCGCCTGATTATTGCCGAACCTCGCGAACACGGACCCGACGAAGCCGAGAATTTGGCGGCCCGGCTCGGCGCCGCCTATGTCGACCTCATCGAGGATCGCGGCATCCTGCTCTCGCTCATGCAGGCCTTCATTAGCGGCAACCACCCTGTCGTCGGCGCCAAGGCCAGGGCCGGCTTTCTCCAGATCTACCGGATGTTGCGCGACGAGGCGGGCTTCCCGCCCGACACGATCCGGGCGTTCCTGGCCGATGGCATGCTGTTCAACACCCTCCTGGCCATCCGGCTGCCGGACATCTTCGACGATGACCCCGCAGCCGAGGAGCTCATGCGATGCACATTCCGTGGCAAGCTCGACGTTGTGCTCGGCGCCACCGCCGCCGAGAACGAACTTGATTCCAGCCCGAAGGACCGCACGTGA
- a CDS encoding maleylpyruvate isomerase family mycothiol-dependent enzyme, translating into MANFARDLPLSLRSVGNESGVNARWSGHLAATLTAVADVLDTLTPEQWESPSLCSGWRVRDVAGHLVWRLGSSRRQLLGSAARAYLGHFLRPARAIDAVSRAAAEAEPAALVARLREIAAERAAGVGHGGITELTEAVVHGLDVAEPLGLPLPIHATAGGAVALRRSLIAPTEIKAVLRIRRLEATDADWSVGHGTPLPGTARELLVFLFGRGPLPREADRTSDSAEGAAEG; encoded by the coding sequence ATGGCCAACTTCGCGCGCGACCTCCCTCTGAGCCTCCGCAGCGTCGGCAACGAGTCCGGCGTGAACGCCCGCTGGTCCGGGCACCTCGCGGCCACCCTCACGGCCGTCGCCGACGTGCTCGACACCCTCACCCCCGAGCAGTGGGAATCGCCGAGCCTGTGCAGCGGATGGCGGGTGCGGGATGTCGCCGGGCACCTGGTCTGGCGGTTGGGCAGCAGCCGCAGGCAGCTTCTGGGCAGTGCGGCACGCGCGTACCTGGGCCACTTCCTGCGCCCCGCCCGGGCAATCGACGCCGTGAGCCGCGCCGCCGCCGAGGCCGAACCCGCGGCGCTTGTGGCCCGGCTCCGCGAGATCGCCGCTGAGCGCGCCGCCGGGGTGGGCCACGGCGGGATCACCGAGCTCACCGAGGCCGTGGTGCACGGTCTCGACGTGGCCGAGCCCCTCGGTCTCCCCCTGCCGATCCACGCGACGGCAGGTGGAGCTGTGGCGCTTCGCCGCAGCCTGATCGCCCCCACCGAGATCAAGGCCGTTCTGCGCATCCGCCGACTCGAGGCGACGGATGCCGACTGGAGCGTCGGTCATGGCACCCCGCTGCCCGGCACGGCACGCGAGCTGCTGGTGTTCCTGTTCGGCCGCGGACCACTGCCCCGCGAGGCGGACCGGACCTCCGACAGCGCAGAGGGTGCCGCAGAAGGCTGA
- a CDS encoding CynX/NimT family MFS transporter has protein sequence MSVSPPRPLWSGRALALVGIVLVAANLRTAVAALSPIVGQINADIPLSSAAIGVLGMLPPVCFAVFGIFTPVYTRRLGLENVLVLALVAMLAGHVTRGLAGSFGMLVVGSVITFAGLGVGNVLLPPLVKKYFPDRVGLVTSLYVTVVSLSTLIPPLIAVPVADAAGWRVSLGLWLVPALIALVPWVSMFVRHRVESTPAALIDEAQPAVLGQIWRSSIAWALAVVFATSSLNAYAMFAWLPQLLVDNAGVTPAQAGTLLSIYAGMGIPCALLIPWLTARMKNVAVLVYVGVLAFLLGDLGLLLAPATLTWLWVVLAGLGPLFFPLALVLINLRTRTHEGSVALSGFVQSVGYTLGALGPLSVGLLHELTGGWTAPLIFLICTALAVTVAGAVIARPHLLEDDLERHRGR, from the coding sequence GTGTCAGTGAGCCCGCCGCGTCCCCTCTGGTCCGGCCGTGCCTTGGCACTCGTGGGGATCGTGCTGGTGGCCGCGAACCTGCGCACCGCCGTCGCAGCGCTCTCGCCCATCGTGGGGCAGATCAACGCCGACATTCCGCTGAGTTCCGCAGCCATCGGCGTGCTCGGCATGCTGCCGCCAGTGTGCTTCGCGGTCTTCGGCATCTTCACCCCGGTGTATACCCGCCGCCTTGGCCTGGAGAACGTGCTGGTGCTGGCCCTGGTGGCCATGCTCGCCGGCCATGTCACGCGCGGCCTGGCCGGGTCGTTCGGGATGCTCGTGGTGGGCAGCGTCATCACCTTCGCAGGTCTGGGTGTCGGCAATGTGCTGCTGCCGCCGCTGGTCAAGAAGTACTTCCCCGACCGGGTCGGCCTGGTCACCTCCCTGTATGTGACGGTGGTGTCGTTGAGCACCCTGATCCCGCCCCTGATCGCGGTTCCGGTGGCGGATGCGGCCGGTTGGCGGGTGTCGCTCGGCCTCTGGCTGGTGCCGGCCCTGATCGCCCTCGTGCCGTGGGTGAGCATGTTCGTGCGGCACCGGGTGGAGTCCACCCCCGCCGCGCTGATCGACGAGGCTCAGCCGGCCGTGCTCGGCCAGATCTGGCGGTCCTCGATCGCCTGGGCGCTCGCGGTGGTCTTCGCCACTTCTTCGCTCAATGCTTATGCCATGTTCGCCTGGCTGCCACAGCTACTCGTCGACAACGCCGGGGTGACCCCGGCCCAGGCCGGCACCCTCCTGTCGATATATGCGGGCATGGGTATCCCCTGCGCACTGCTGATTCCGTGGCTGACGGCGCGGATGAAGAACGTCGCCGTGCTGGTCTACGTGGGCGTCCTGGCCTTCCTGCTCGGCGACCTCGGTCTGCTGCTCGCCCCGGCAACCCTCACCTGGCTCTGGGTGGTGCTGGCAGGGCTCGGTCCGCTGTTCTTCCCGCTGGCGCTCGTGCTGATCAACCTGCGCACCCGCACCCACGAGGGGTCGGTGGCGCTCAGCGGCTTCGTGCAGAGTGTGGGCTACACCCTCGGCGCCCTCGGGCCCCTGAGCGTGGGACTGCTGCACGAGCTCACCGGTGGCTGGACCGCCCCGCTGATCTTCCTCATCTGCACCGCGCTGGCGGTCACCGTGGCCGGCGCCGTGATCGCCCGCCCGCATCTGCTCGAGGACGACCTGGAGCGCCACCGGGGCCGCTGA
- a CDS encoding sugar-binding transcriptional regulator — protein MTDIDELLSIRAAELYYEEDKTQDEIGTILRLTRWKVGRLLAQAKAKGFIRIEIVHPRARRLGLERQLRQATGLTDVVVVSTAGVVDELDLHKRTAQAAADYLTALRPVPRTLGISWGRTLHDISLQLKPGWASGVNVVQINGGVSLNARPGTAAATAVSIAQKGAGQFTLLPSPAILERVETKQAIASDRSVAGVLEMGSAASAYLFSAGQADQDSAHVDSGYLTPEQISELVRKGAVGDVVGRFIDSDGQIVDPALDERTFGISLDQLRRSRTAIAVIGGPRKHAIARSVVLSGLCTVLITDEDTAQALLGPRTVS, from the coding sequence ATGACTGACATCGATGAGCTCCTGTCCATCCGGGCCGCGGAGCTGTACTACGAGGAAGACAAGACCCAGGACGAGATCGGCACCATCCTCCGGCTCACCCGGTGGAAGGTCGGCCGGTTGCTGGCACAGGCCAAGGCCAAGGGGTTCATCCGCATCGAGATCGTGCATCCGCGCGCCCGCCGCCTGGGCCTTGAACGCCAGCTACGTCAGGCCACGGGCCTGACCGACGTCGTCGTCGTGTCGACAGCCGGCGTCGTCGACGAACTCGACCTGCACAAGCGGACCGCGCAAGCGGCCGCCGATTACCTCACGGCACTGCGCCCGGTGCCGCGCACTCTCGGCATCAGCTGGGGCCGCACGCTGCACGACATCTCCCTGCAGCTCAAGCCCGGCTGGGCCAGCGGCGTGAACGTCGTGCAGATCAACGGCGGGGTGAGCCTGAACGCCCGCCCCGGCACCGCCGCGGCCACGGCCGTGAGCATCGCGCAGAAGGGGGCAGGGCAGTTCACCCTGCTGCCCAGCCCCGCCATCCTCGAACGGGTGGAGACCAAACAAGCCATCGCCTCCGACCGTTCGGTGGCGGGGGTGCTCGAGATGGGGTCGGCAGCCTCCGCGTACCTGTTCAGCGCGGGGCAGGCCGACCAGGATTCCGCCCACGTGGACAGCGGCTACCTCACGCCGGAACAGATCAGCGAACTCGTGCGCAAGGGCGCCGTGGGGGATGTCGTCGGCCGGTTCATCGACAGCGACGGCCAGATCGTCGACCCCGCGTTGGACGAACGCACCTTCGGGATCTCGCTCGATCAGTTGCGCAGGTCCCGCACGGCGATCGCCGTGATCGGCGGACCGCGCAAGCATGCGATCGCCAGGTCGGTCGTCCTGTCCGGCCTCTGCACCGTCCTGATCACCGACGAAGACACGGCCCAAGCCCTCTTAGGCCCGCGAACCGTGAGCTAA
- the truB gene encoding tRNA pseudouridine(55) synthase TruB, whose protein sequence is MNAPRRKPASTTSGLVLIDKPQGWTSHDAVARTRRLAGTRKVGHAGTLDPMATGLLILGINSSTRLLTYVVGLDKEYLATIRLGAATTTDDAEGEELTRAPAEVVAAVSEGSIVDGIAALTGAISQRPSAVSAIKVDGKRAYARVRAGEDVELPARPVTVSEFELVSSTAADGFLDLEVRVVCSSGTYIRALARDLGDALGVGGHLTSLRRTRIGPFGIMDADPLDVLDVGRALIGPADAATRLFDRLDLDAQQAIDLGHGKRIEAPAGAGDAGPVAAVDPAGRLIGLVEYRDGRAKSIVNFPPDDEPAPAAEPAASAAPEPAPAAPTESEDAK, encoded by the coding sequence GTGAACGCCCCGAGACGCAAGCCCGCGAGCACGACCAGCGGACTCGTACTGATCGACAAACCCCAGGGTTGGACCAGCCACGACGCCGTCGCCCGCACCCGCCGCCTGGCCGGCACCCGCAAGGTCGGCCACGCCGGCACCCTCGACCCCATGGCCACCGGCCTACTGATCCTCGGCATCAACAGCTCCACCCGGCTGCTCACCTACGTGGTCGGGCTCGACAAGGAGTATCTGGCCACCATCCGCCTGGGTGCTGCCACGACCACCGACGACGCCGAGGGGGAGGAGCTGACCCGAGCCCCCGCCGAGGTCGTCGCCGCCGTGAGTGAGGGATCAATCGTCGACGGCATCGCCGCCCTCACCGGAGCGATCAGCCAGCGGCCGAGCGCCGTGAGCGCCATCAAGGTGGACGGCAAGCGCGCCTACGCCCGGGTGCGCGCCGGCGAGGACGTGGAGCTGCCCGCCCGGCCGGTCACCGTGAGCGAGTTCGAGCTCGTGTCCAGCACCGCCGCCGACGGCTTCCTCGACCTCGAGGTGCGCGTGGTGTGCTCCTCGGGCACCTACATCCGCGCACTGGCCCGCGACCTCGGCGACGCCCTGGGCGTGGGCGGTCACCTCACGAGCCTCCGCCGCACCCGCATCGGCCCGTTCGGCATCATGGACGCCGACCCACTCGACGTTCTCGATGTGGGCCGGGCCCTGATCGGGCCGGCGGATGCGGCGACCCGCCTCTTCGACCGGCTCGACCTCGACGCGCAGCAGGCCATCGACCTCGGCCACGGCAAGCGCATCGAGGCGCCGGCCGGAGCGGGCGACGCCGGCCCGGTCGCGGCTGTGGACCCGGCGGGCCGGCTCATCGGGCTCGTCGAATACCGCGACGGGCGCGCCAAGTCGATCGTAAACTTCCCGCCGGACGACGAGCCCGCGCCTGCCGCCGAGCCCGCCGCGAGCGCGGCGCCCGAGCCCGCCCCCGCAGCACCCACAGAATCCGAGGACGCCAAGTGA